The following proteins are co-located in the Billgrantia tianxiuensis genome:
- the pstA gene encoding phosphate ABC transporter permease PstA: MRANRAKRRPIRSEGPWAWLAAGSVALSLLMLGGLLLLLATRGLGHFWPAAVAQVEMEDGRLLSGRAVRELPLEQSAGRERLYFTANRDLDGQVWHWLPVNDIVASETPQDLIVLERSRYGEFIGRLVALGDAESVQEPQAQEATWERLQARLATLQELRGERERLRREVIRPLIRRLDVDPSDAQARQALAEANERVRALQEAMRGEVALLESVDGRRLVQPLEEVLRAWRPNAMSTVEKLGAWGRGVWRFLAEGPRDGNAAGGVWPAIFGTVLMVLLMSLLVTPFGVLAAVYLNEVAHQGRLTHLVRIAVRNLAGVPSIVYGVFGLGVFVYGIGGSLDEWFFNDALPSPTFGTGGLLWASLTLALLTLPVVIVATEEGLARIPVQQREGALALGATRLETLTRVVLPMAVPAMLTGVILAIARAAGEVAPLLLVGVAKLAPQVPVDGEFPFLHLERKFMHLGYHIYDTAFHGNDVQAAMPLVYATALLLVLVILVLNLTAIFLRHYFRARHGVQPRPC, encoded by the coding sequence ATGAGAGCGAACCGCGCCAAGCGTCGTCCGATCCGCTCGGAAGGGCCCTGGGCCTGGCTGGCTGCCGGTAGCGTGGCGCTGTCGCTGCTGATGCTGGGCGGGCTGTTGCTGCTCCTCGCCACCCGTGGGCTGGGCCACTTCTGGCCCGCGGCGGTAGCGCAGGTCGAGATGGAGGATGGCCGGCTGCTGTCCGGACGCGCAGTGCGTGAACTGCCGCTGGAGCAAAGCGCAGGGCGTGAGCGGCTCTATTTCACTGCCAACCGCGATCTCGACGGCCAGGTATGGCACTGGCTGCCGGTGAACGACATCGTCGCGAGCGAGACTCCACAGGACCTGATCGTGCTGGAGCGGAGCCGGTACGGGGAATTCATCGGCCGGCTGGTGGCACTGGGCGACGCCGAAAGCGTGCAGGAGCCGCAGGCACAGGAGGCGACCTGGGAGCGACTGCAGGCACGCCTGGCGACGCTACAGGAGCTGCGCGGCGAGCGCGAACGGCTGCGTCGGGAGGTGATCAGGCCGCTGATTAGACGGCTGGATGTCGACCCGAGCGATGCCCAGGCGCGGCAGGCGCTGGCCGAGGCCAACGAACGGGTGCGTGCCCTGCAGGAGGCGATGCGTGGCGAAGTAGCGCTGCTCGAGAGCGTCGACGGGCGGCGCCTGGTACAGCCGCTGGAAGAGGTGCTGCGCGCCTGGCGACCCAACGCCATGTCGACGGTCGAAAAGCTGGGGGCCTGGGGGCGTGGCGTATGGCGTTTTCTCGCCGAGGGGCCGCGCGATGGCAACGCGGCCGGTGGCGTATGGCCGGCTATCTTCGGCACCGTGCTGATGGTGCTGCTGATGTCGTTGCTGGTGACCCCCTTCGGCGTGCTGGCGGCGGTCTACCTCAACGAGGTGGCACATCAGGGCCGCTTGACGCATCTGGTACGCATTGCCGTGCGTAACCTGGCGGGGGTGCCGTCGATCGTCTATGGCGTGTTCGGCCTTGGTGTGTTCGTCTACGGTATTGGCGGCTCGCTGGACGAGTGGTTTTTCAACGATGCCCTGCCTTCGCCCACCTTCGGTACCGGAGGGTTGCTATGGGCCTCGCTGACTCTGGCACTGTTGACGCTGCCGGTGGTGATCGTGGCCACCGAGGAGGGGCTGGCGCGGATCCCCGTGCAACAGCGTGAAGGCGCCCTGGCGTTGGGTGCCACGCGGCTGGAGACCCTGACCCGGGTGGTACTGCCGATGGCGGTGCCGGCCATGCTTACCGGGGTGATTCTGGCAATCGCTCGCGCTGCCGGGGAGGTGGCGCCGCTGTTGCTGGTTGGGGTGGCCAAGCTGGCGCCCCAGGTGCCGGTGGACGGCGAGTTCCCGTTCCTCCATCTTGAGCGCAAGTTCATGCACCTAGGCTACCACATCTACGATACCGCCTTTCACGGCAACGATGTGCAGGCGGCCATGCCGCTGGTCTACGCCACTGCGCTATTGCTGGTACTGGTGATCCTGGTGCTTAACCTGACTGCCATATTCCTGCGCCATTATTTCCGCGCGCGTCACGGCGTGCAGCCGCGCCCATGTTGA
- a CDS encoding ABC transporter permease subunit: MIEPTSASSSRSLWRRQRDRLATALIMAGGIGVIVAVLAIGVFLVLEVLPALLGGVFDPARIRLELTPMAWGTLKAALWAMLFAIPLALGAAIHSALFMSQRLRSRMKPTLEMMEALPGVVIGFVAGLVVAPWVERHLAGSLALLLVLPLGVLLAAAIWRRLPATWRRYFSLARAGLWLVPWLMLLVFATFSLAPGLEALLFDGSLRIWLNRELGLDYATRNAMIVGLAMGFAVMPSVYALAEDALSGVPSRLGEGAHALGATRWQTLWRVVLPAAAPGIFAAMMIGTGRAVGETMIVLMASGNTALMSLSPFEGMRTMAAGIAVELPEAVPGSEAYLLLMLAALLLFLFTFLVNTLAEVVRSRLRRRYRWLDGAP; this comes from the coding sequence ATGATAGAGCCCACTTCCGCTTCCTCCTCTCGGTCCCTGTGGCGTCGGCAGCGCGATCGGTTGGCTACCGCCCTGATCATGGCTGGAGGCATCGGTGTAATAGTGGCCGTGCTCGCCATCGGCGTGTTTCTGGTGCTGGAAGTCCTGCCGGCCCTGCTGGGGGGTGTCTTCGACCCGGCGCGCATTCGCCTGGAACTTACACCCATGGCCTGGGGCACGCTGAAGGCGGCCCTGTGGGCGATGCTGTTTGCCATTCCCCTGGCCTTGGGCGCCGCGATCCATTCGGCATTGTTCATGTCGCAACGGCTGCGCAGTCGCATGAAGCCCACCCTGGAGATGATGGAGGCGCTCCCCGGGGTGGTGATCGGCTTCGTTGCCGGACTGGTGGTGGCGCCCTGGGTGGAGCGGCACCTGGCCGGCTCGCTGGCATTGCTGCTGGTACTGCCCTTGGGCGTGCTCCTGGCCGCCGCCATCTGGCGCCGGCTGCCTGCGACCTGGCGGCGGTACTTTTCGCTGGCACGTGCCGGCCTGTGGCTGGTGCCCTGGCTGATGCTGCTGGTGTTCGCCACCTTCTCGCTGGCGCCCGGGCTCGAGGCGCTGCTGTTCGACGGCAGCCTGCGTATCTGGCTGAACCGCGAACTGGGGCTCGACTATGCCACGCGCAACGCCATGATCGTGGGACTGGCCATGGGCTTCGCAGTAATGCCGAGTGTCTACGCGCTGGCCGAGGATGCGCTCTCCGGCGTGCCGTCTCGACTCGGCGAGGGCGCCCACGCGCTGGGGGCCACCCGCTGGCAGACGCTGTGGCGGGTGGTGTTGCCGGCGGCGGCTCCCGGGATCTTCGCCGCGATGATGATCGGCACGGGGCGCGCCGTGGGCGAAACCATGATCGTGCTGATGGCCAGTGGCAATACCGCCCTGATGAGCCTGAGCCCCTTCGAGGGCATGCGCACCATGGCGGCAGGCATCGCGGTGGAGTTGCCCGAAGCGGTGCCGGGCAGCGAGGCCTATTTGCTGCTGATGCTGGCGGCCCTGCTGCTGTTCCTGTTCACCTTTCTGGTCAATACCTTGGCCGAAGTGGTGAGAAGCCGGCTGCGGCGCCGCTATCGCTGGCTCGACGGTGCGCCATGA